From the genome of Virgibacillus siamensis, one region includes:
- a CDS encoding 2-hydroxyacid dehydrogenase translates to MKPVIYVTRKIPEKVLKPYRSHFDVRMWEAADEPVPRDVLLKEIQDADGLLCLLTEQIDRELLEHGEKLKIVANMAVGFDNVDVAAAKERGVMVTNTPDVLTDTTADLTFALLMAAARRIVEASEYIKSNAWENWSPYLLAGADVHHKTIGIVGMGRIGQAVAKRAKGFDMHVMYHARSRKPDAEREIGAVYKAFDELLAESDFVVCLVPLTNQTADLFNREAFRKMKNSAVFVNVSRGGTVDEDALYDALTKGEIRAAGLDVFKGEPIGAEHPLVQLDNVAALPHIGSASEETRSKMLTLCLDNVTAVFNGEKPLTPVSTQ, encoded by the coding sequence TTGAAACCAGTAATCTATGTAACACGAAAAATACCGGAAAAAGTGCTAAAGCCATATCGCAGCCATTTTGATGTTCGAATGTGGGAAGCGGCGGATGAACCAGTGCCAAGGGATGTGCTTCTTAAAGAAATACAGGATGCCGATGGGTTGCTCTGTTTGCTGACCGAACAAATCGACCGTGAGCTGCTTGAACATGGGGAAAAGCTGAAAATTGTGGCCAATATGGCGGTCGGTTTTGATAATGTTGATGTAGCTGCCGCAAAGGAACGGGGTGTAATGGTAACCAATACACCGGATGTTTTGACTGATACAACGGCTGACTTGACGTTTGCCTTGTTAATGGCAGCGGCCCGTCGTATTGTCGAAGCCAGTGAGTATATTAAAAGTAATGCATGGGAAAATTGGTCACCGTATTTGCTGGCCGGTGCAGATGTACATCATAAAACGATCGGTATCGTTGGAATGGGCAGAATTGGGCAGGCTGTTGCAAAACGGGCAAAAGGGTTTGATATGCACGTAATGTATCATGCACGCTCGCGTAAACCGGATGCTGAAAGGGAAATCGGGGCGGTTTATAAAGCATTTGATGAATTGCTTGCCGAATCTGATTTTGTTGTTTGTCTTGTGCCGTTAACGAATCAGACAGCGGATTTGTTTAATCGGGAAGCATTTCGGAAAATGAAAAACTCGGCAGTATTTGTGAATGTGTCGCGTGGGGGAACGGTCGATGAAGATGCATTGTACGATGCATTAACGAAAGGAGAAATTCGCGCTGCCGGCTTGGATGTATTTAAAGGTGAGCCAATCGGTGCGGAACATCCGCTTGTCCAGCTTGATAATGTGGCAGCACTGCCCCACATAGGATCCGCAAGTGAGGAGACACGTTCGAAAATGCTCACATTATGCCTTGATAACGTAACCGCAGTATTCAACGGT
- a CDS encoding phosphatidylglycerophosphatase A family protein yields MDKNTQQSELELKAREWLTQRGVTLHDIAELVYYLQAKYHEDLTMDECLHNVDRVLTKREVQNAILTGIQLDTLAEKNMLDRPLQQTIETDESLYGIDEIIAFSIVNVYGSIGFTNYGYIDKQKPGILEKLNDKSSGECHTFLDDIVGAIAAAASSRLAHGSADVKQLDD; encoded by the coding sequence ATGGATAAAAATACACAACAGAGTGAACTTGAATTAAAAGCAAGAGAATGGCTGACACAACGCGGTGTCACCCTTCATGATATCGCAGAACTGGTTTATTACCTGCAAGCCAAGTACCATGAAGACTTGACGATGGATGAGTGTCTCCATAATGTGGACCGTGTCTTAACCAAACGCGAGGTGCAGAATGCGATTTTGACTGGAATTCAGCTGGATACACTTGCCGAAAAAAACATGCTTGACCGGCCGCTGCAACAAACGATTGAAACGGATGAGAGTCTGTATGGAATTGATGAAATCATCGCCTTTTCCATCGTCAATGTATATGGCTCCATCGGTTTCACGAACTACGGATATATCGATAAGCAAAAACCGGGCATTCTGGAAAAACTGAACGATAAATCAAGCGGGGAATGCCACACATTTTTAGATGACATTGTCGGGGCAATTGCCGCTGCCGCATCAAGCCGCCTGGCACACGGATCGGCTGACGTAAAACAATTGGATGACTGA